agttttagaaaagtggggcgacgcccgtcagcatgtaagaagggatacataagcacgtaagggacccagaagggctcttgcgcttacgggcccgtgaaaacgcagaagcatgtttcaggcttgcCACTGATAACACTGGAAAGGATCCATCTTATTCTCATCCTCCACCAGACATACCGAGGATATTCAGCCAAACAGTTTGGACCATATCAGCTCAGCTCCATTGACTTCAGTACTGCCTTGTTATCATGGTTTCTTGAACACTCATTGGATGTAGTGTATGCCCATCATCAGCTGTTTAGAAAAATGGGAGgaacatcctgtcctccaccaacGAGTGAGAGAAGTTCCTCAGTTCTTTTGGGTGGAAGACTTTCTTGTATCCAAGGATGTCCAGAACTGGTTGACACACCGTCTGGGTGTAAACTACCATGTCGAAGGATAGCTTCAACCTCCAGTTCTCTGCATTAGCAGCAGAGTCCCGAACTGTGGTGAACTTGTGCCGGGACGACAGATCACTGCTGCCCCGAGTATTGTTGATGATCCAATCCTCCACACTCTGGTCCAAAACCATACCAAGGAAACTGTAGAGCTCTCTGGTCTTCTGTACAGGAAACCTGGCAATATCTTCATACCTGGCCCAGGGGGAGGTAGAGAGGAAGGATCATTGAGTTGTGTGTCAATACCTATGATCAttatatacagtggatataaaaaaaagtctatacacccctgttaaaatgctaggcttttgtgatgtaaaaaaaTTGGACCAAGATAAATCTGGTCAGAACTTTTTCAACCATTAATGTGACCTATAATATGaacaattcaatttaaaaaacataatgaaatcTTTTAaggaaattttttttttaaatgtggttgcTTAAGTGCGTACACCCTAttataactggggatgtggctgtattcaaaaTTAACCAATTACATTCAAACTCATGCTAAATAGTAGTCAGTACACACctgccatcatttacagtgactgATTAATCCCAAGTAAAGTTCAGCAGTTCTagtaggattttcctgacattctcttagttgcatcttacagcaagagccatggtccgcagagagcttccaaagcatcagagggatctcattgttgaaaggtatcaGTCAGAAGAAGGgcacaaaataatttccaaggcattagatggaacacagtgaagactatcatcatcaagtggagaaaatatggcacaacaGTGACTTTACCAAGAACTGGACGTCCCtccaaaattgatgaaaagacaagaagaaaactGCTCAGGGAGGCTTCCAAGAGGCCTACTgcaacattaaaggagctggaggaatttctggcaaggacTGGCTGTGTACTACTTGTGACAACAATCTTTCGAATTCTTCATATGTTTGGGCTCTGGGCTAGGGTGGCAAGACGGAAgccttttcttaccaagaaaaacatccaagccCGGCTAAATTTTGCAAAAACATACATGAGGTCTCAAAAAagcatgtgggaaaatgtgttatgGTCTGATGAAACAAAGTGACAGAGAGATCTGGTGCGCCGTAGAGAAAGGTTTCACTGACGATGGCTCTGCATGCACTACACAGTTATCATACTGCACTGTCATTCATACAGTATGATCGACTAGCACTTTTGGAAATACGTTCGTCGCTAAATACAGAGTTTTTCTCAACTTACCAGAGTGCTTGCTGTGGCTCCTTTGTTCTACCGCCGATCTGTTTACCAATACGCCgacggaggagaaagaagagagggaagcgCGCCGGTATCCTGTGCAGATCTCGGACGAGATGCTGCTATCCTCCGCTGCCGAGCATTCTACTCGCGAATGTTCAATCCCTGGACAATAAAATGGACAAACTACACGCACGGACTAACTTCCAGCGGGACATTGCGAACTGCTGTGTGCTGGcgttcacggagacttggctggATCCTCTGGTGCCTGACTCCGCCTCTACTCCGGCCGTTTTTTCCATCTACAAGCAGGACAGAACCTCAGAGTCGGGTAAGAGCAGAGGTGGAGGGGTGTGCTTGATGGTGAACTCTCGCTGGGGCTCGTTTGTTGCTGTGCTTTCAGCACGCTGCTCACCAGACCTGGATCTGCTATCGATAAAAGTGCGCCCTTTTTACCTTCCCTGTGAATTCCGCTCCGTTATAATCACCGCTGTTTACATTCCACCGCAGGCAGACAAAACGTGCGCGTTAGACGATCTGTACAGAGTTATTAATGCACTTGAGGATGCACACCCTGAGGCAGTCTCTATTGTTGTTGGTGACTTCAATAGGGCTAATATGAGGACAGTTTTGCCGAAATATCATCAACACATTAACTTTCCCACCCGGGGTGACCAGACTCTTGCCCATTGTTACTCGCAAATACGGAACAGCTACAAACCCCTCCCCCGCCCCGCTTTTGGGAAGTCGGATCAAACTTCAATTATGCTCATCCCAACCTACGGACAATacctaaaacaggaaaaaacggTTTTTGGGGCAGTTCAACACTGGAATGGTGAATCCATTAGCACTCTCCAGGACTGCTTTGAAACAACAGATTGGCCGATGTTCTGTGTTGCAGCTGATGGGGACATTAACGAATACACAGACACTGTCTCCTCATATATCTCTAAATGCATTGATGATGTCGTCCCTAGGGTCAGTGTTAGGAATTATCCATACCAAAAGCCCAGGGTAAATGGTAATATCCGTGCTAAGCTCAGAGCACGGTCCTCTGCCTATAACTCTGGTGACCCGGAGGCTTTGAGGAAGTAGATATGACCTGCGGAGGGCCATCAGAGATGGGAAAAGAGACTTCAGGGACAAGCTGGAATCCAACAACCTCAGCTCTGACCCCCGTCACCTGTGGGATGGCCTGCGACACATCACTGGCTATAAAGGGAGAAATAGCAGTGATGATCAGCATGCCGCCTCCCTACCTGATGACCTCAACACCTTCTACGCATGGTTTGAGGCAACCAACACCCTTCCATCCGCGAGACTGGCCGAGGACAGAGATGACTGCACTCTGTCCCTGAATGTGGCTGACGTGAGGCGAGAGCTTCAAAGAATGGAGTGCCAGGCCGCGTCCTCAGGGGGTGCGCCGACCAGCTagcggaggtcttcacctccatattcaacctctccatACAACTATCAACAGTACCCACCTGCTTCAAGccggccaccatcatccccatacctgagaaatcatccatcacctgtttgaaagactaccgccctgtagcactgacctccaccatcattaAGTGCTTCGAGTGGCTGGTCAAAACCCACATCTGCTCGACCCTTCCGAACCCCCCTGACCCCTTCCAATTTGCATATCTTCAAAACAGATCCACGGATGATGCCATcgccctgacaacacacaccaccctctcccacctggaaaaggccaacacatatgtgaggatgctgttcgtggactacagatCAGCGTTCAACAcgattgtgcctgccaagctcgtccccaagctcaggagcctgcgtcttaaaacccccctgtgtaactggatcttggacttcctgacgagcagaccccaggtggtgagaatgggtaaccacacctcctcctcactgaccctGCGTACCGGGGCCCCTCAGGGCTGCATACTCAGCCccctcctgtactccctgtacACGCAGGACTGTGTGGCAACACACAGTTCTAACATCATCCTGACATTTTTTGCAGACGACACCACCATCCTGGGCCTCATCTCTAACAACGATGAGACCGCCTATAGTGATGAGGTCAGGGGCTTGGCAACATGGTGCCAAGAGAACAACCTGTCTCTTAACGTCTGCAAGAACAAGGAGATGATcgtggacttcaggaagctgcagagggggGGTCGAGGTCCGATACACATCGATGGAGCTGTAGTGGAGAGAGTCTCCGAGTTCAagttcctcggtgtgttcatcacggatgacctgacctggtccaAACAAGCGGACTCTGTGGTCAAAACTGCACAAAAGCGAAAGCGCCTTTTCTTAACCCTGAGGAGACTCAAGAAGTTTGGCATAGCTGCAAAAACACTTACAAACTTTTACAGTTGCAGTGTTAATTTCTTTGACGAAAGCTATGATGAAAATTATTCGTTAACgaacttttttccatgacgaagacgtaaAGAAAACGgatcttttaaaataaaaactgactaaatctattttaacttttgttgacgagacgagatgagacgaaaatgttggaggttgactaagtcacaatttctttttttaaacatcatcgtatcaggccgtcatgaagtatcaggagcggacgagtgagtgtgtgtgtctgtgtgtttgtgtgtgtgtgtgtgtgtgcgccccagatagcgcaccggtcccgaggctctgctccccgccccgctcactcgctcagagacacaagatcagagctcgttcacgtgaatcAGCCGCTCACTGACTCACCGACTGCtttttaactatggaaacagtgaaaacacagagtttctctggtctcagctgctcagagatcagcgcctcagcttcttgatcagagcagaagctgcagttggtttgtaccgagcttcagtatctgtgtccgcctccagcctgacctgctctcactttttgttttcacatttaaaactaaatatatattttaagctattaggctgcagttatatgtgtttatttatttcaaaatagggtacttcttatttcatacatgtctcacaaatacggggaggactcaaatagccctacaaagttctgtgattcatttatttcaaagtaggcctacacttgcctgtgtattttcttctcttcataagtgttcggtgttttcctttgttgtaacaggtacaaatagctaTAAAATGTcaagtgttttctttattgtcgttatataattttgtaaatgcaacaaactatagtttagtatagtataactttatattaaactttattagctttgttatcaaacatgttttgcggctccagacaaattttatttgggggaagaatTACTTATTAAGAatcaaaattactcttttgaaagtaaaggttgccgaccccttctatagacttatgctggtagggacatctaatggacaacttaagtactgcaagctagactattatgcagttttagacacaacacagggtccctgggcctgagaagggaagaaaatgagtttaatgtggctactaaatgtaactaaaactagactaaaatgtaattcgttttcgtcgactaaaactagactaaaactaagaaggataaaaatgactaaatgtgactaaaactaatatgcattttcgtcaaaagactaagaccaagactaaatcaaatatagctgccaaaattaacactgtacAGTTGCACCATTGAGAGCATCCTCTCAGGCTGCACTACTGCCTGCTATGgtagctgctccgctgctgatcgcaaggccctgcagagggtggtgaagacagcgcatcatcggctgccatctcccttccgtgcaaggcatctacaacacaagatgcctgagcGGGCTTCCAGACTCAAAAACAGCTTTTTCCTTTAGGCCGTAAGGCTTCTGAACaaacaacactgaccctctgaacagttaccatgtacattctgctcccccactcatacatatacacttacttcacatatactcatattatttaatttaatattctccactccttcaccctgtaaactgctgcttcatttgactatgttatatgttatatagtatgttattatatatagtatgttagtatgttattttttttctattttgtaaagttgtCTACTGCGTGGATGTTGCCTGCCAggtcacaagaatttcactgctccgatgacactgtcattggtgcatgtgacaataaactttgatttaatttgttttgatgttgaacttttggccataattccaaaaggtatgtttggcgcgaaaacaacactgcacatcacccaaagaacaccatccacagtgaagcatggtggtggcagcatcatgctttggggctgttttacttcagctggaactggggccttagtcaaggtggagggaaCTAACAGTTAAAAATACcagtcagttttggcacaaaaccttcagaCTTCAgttagaaagctgaagatgaagaggaatttcacctatcagcatgacaacgacccaaagcattcatccaaatcaacaaaagcatggcttcaccagaagaagattcatgttttggaatgacccagccagaccccagaccaattgaacatctgtggggtgatcGGAAGAGGGCTGTGCAAAGGAGATGCCCTCGCAATCGGAAAGGTTTGGAGCGCttttgcaaagaagagtgggtAAACATTGGCACATCAAGATGTGCCATTCTAAAAGATTCCTACCCaaaaagactgagtgctgtaataaaatcaaaaggtgccTCAACAAAGTATTAGTTTAAAGGTGTGCATActtgcaaccaggttattgtatGTTTTTAATTAGTACTTTTTCTgcctaaaagatttcagtttgtttttcaattgaattgttcacgttataggtcacatttaaagtgaaaaaagttaagaaaaccttgcattttaacagggatgtgtagactttttatatccactgtaaaTAAAACTCACAGGGTTTAGGCAACTGAAAATGCATGGTGAAGGCAGCTAAAATATTGTTGAGGTTAACAAGAAAAcaacttaaattattttttttcaatcaaaaatGATACTGAAAATGTTCTTCCTCTGTATGCATCAAATGTGACTGtagggagatttttttttacatctatgAAACGTTGGACCCTGTTGTGAGTCGTGTGTGAATGTTAAAGAGATAGTTCACACAGAAATTAACATCACTTACTATCTATCACCACTATACCGATGGAAGGggggtgtttgagtccacaaaacactttttaagtTTCCGAGGTTAGTTAGGTCTTTCATATCGTTAATGTTAGTTGAACTAAAGTTGGATTTCTTCATATTTTGGAGCCATTAACTATGATGAACTATGAgctagtaggggagagcggggtaatgtgggacatcgggtgatgtgaaacaccccctgaatctaggcaacggaacacatttgtggtcatgtgactattatgtttaaaagcccctcccattccccccttgtaatgaaggataagttggtgcaggtgctgtggtaagtatgttttttcacaaaaatttgtttttttgcatgtaaaagtaaattttcttgctttgaacttaatcaactgttgtgtcgaAACAAAtagaatcaggtagaaaaacttatatcatacattctggtgaacttccaacatataaaaccatgtgattgatgctagctgaagattagcctgaattgataagagatgttgtttttctaaaattgtggcttcgggctaaagtgggaaaaatgctgtggggtaaagtgggacactgtctcactttaccccaccacgAAGCacaagtttagtcttaaacatattttagtgttatatgacattatatatgttttatttttaatttcataaacattgtagaaaagccatcatgccaagaaactgcACCAGGAAGACAatctggggccaaacacccctcgcagagatggagagtgcagccgctgaggtcatgcaaggaaagaagtccttaagaaaagctggaagggatagaaatattgataagacagccctcaaaagattcataaagaaaaaagagaaagggaaagtaaaatcagtagcctggggtgcagtagctgaggtaaagagaatattcacagatgagatggaggaggagcttgccaaacacttgaaacaactagctgaccagttccatggcctcgctccagttaagtgccgtgaactggcatttgaatacgcagagaaaaacaatatccctgtccctgccaattggacagagaaacaatgtgccggtaagctaggtgtgcaagagatcgcatgaatcataataatcataaatgtgcttaattgaccaatccccatgattctgttactagtccgatattagtggttgtcaatctagctgtcgggattttaactactgtagttttaaagtggaaacagtaagtggaccactttaccccgtagctggggtaaagtgggacacaagaccactttttttaaaacaatcataattTCACTGccttttgtcctgaagacattctgatcatttccattgctagaaaacatcctgaattaatgggaaatgtgtaaattttactgatatatcagtttagctcgcctagagggaagcaaatgtaaaaaatgtcccacattaccccgctctcccctactactGCCATGTTAGGACATATTTGTGGGAATAGTGTCAGCTGGAGCAGAGGGTCGGACTCTTTCTTCCTGctctaaaatatgtttttagagTTAATCCAAATATCTAATGCATACATTATGAAGATCATTCTGGTATATATCTTTTCAAAGATggctaagaaaataaaaacgagGGAAAAGATCTGTTTAAGAATATAGCTTAAGTGATTTCTGCTTTTAGAGGTTATTCCTGTCCTTCTCACCTGAGCAGCATGTACCTGCCTCTGAGCCAGGCGGGTTTTGCCAGGCCCATGGACAGAGACCTGAGAAAGTCTTCACACACTGTCTTAATCTGTCCAAGGTCAAGATTGTGGGGTCGGCGTCCAGTCGCTCTCCACAGACGCCACAGCCGGTAAGTATCTCGAAAAGTCTCAACACGAGATGCCAGGATACCTCGCGGATCTCGCACAAGCTGGACCACCTGATGAGGAGGATGGTGATAATCATAAAGGataatgaaacatatttaacaGGAACATGCTGTAATTACGATGTCAGTAACAGTGCAGATGAATGTCTCCATATAACCGCATGTGATTAGAAATAGAAGCAGTAGTGCTACAGTGCAGTGACAAAAGGTTTCAATTGAGGGACATTCCAGTTGAGAAAGCAGAACCAATTTGAGGTTCAGTATGTTGGAGCCTTGGcctggggaagactgggattgaaccgccgaccttctggttagatgaGGACTGCTTTACCCCCCCAGCCACAGCCGCTCTATTAGATTCTACTTTTCGAGCTGAAACCAGTTGGTTTAAGCTTCCTCTGAATGTTGGATCCATCTAAATAAAGGACATTGGAGTTTCAAAAGAGACTTTTAGTCCTGTTATTCGAAATCTAGAGTACTACATTTCATATGGTATTTGCCATTTCCAATTCCATTGTCTTAAAAAATCGATATAAATCCAGGAATCTTTAATATGCCTGCTGTTATATTAACGCTTCTCCCATTTGTGCTAAGGCATCTTGATGTTCTTTTGCTTGCATGTTCTTGACACATTTGTTAACTTATTTCTTAACTTTTGCCATTACATGAGAATATTTCATATTATGCAGACTCAGATGTTACAAGAGGCTTTTACTTGCGCAGAACATTTGACAAAGAAtcataaagatggaagacaagAGCTGCTGTTACAAACATCTGTAAAGACATGGACACAATTTACATGGTCAGGAGTAACAATATGTTTCCTTATATGAATGTGAAATGACCCCATTGTGAAGCCTTACATTAAACTTGTTGAGTACACCTTGCTCATTTCATCATGCCTTAAAACCCTTTTTGTATCATtattgcaaaaaataaaaaaaacgtgattAAACAAAGGTGAACAACACCTGCATTCATACCAGATAAATGGCTCACATTGTGTCTTCGACAAAGAGTTACAACAAACGCGAGACATTTTCTTCTCTTACGCTCATAACATCCTGTTCTTTTGCGACTTGCCACCCCTTGTTTTGACCTGCTATCAGTTGGTGGCCTGCCTTCCTGCCTTAACCTGCTTCAGCTTGTTGGCCTTCAATTATTGATATAAGCTGATACAGCTGTTATATGTCGtatttatgataataataatgctcTCTGTCCCATCAGAGTGAGAGTAGCAAAGGCTACTGGCCCAAAACTACCTCTGCTCTGTAAGCCTGTGTCGGGCATATTTCACGCCCATGTGTTCATGCACATGGGCATAGACACATGGGCATCTCTAAGGGGCTACAGTTGTTTTTACCACATTTTCAATCCATATCAATTTAGAGTTGCATTGATTGGTTATCTAACCTTCCATCATCTAGTTCACTATGTTGTCAACTAGTAAAGAGTTGTTAAATGCAACCTCTAGACTCAATAGTACCAGGCGTAGCAGTCAATACATTCACAGAGAAATAAAGGCTGACATCTCCTTTCAGGTTCTGCGTACTGAGtccagcttcactgaactttgaataaacaggtcaACAGCTTCTTGTTCAGCAGCGggggtgcagcttcagggttcgcATTACTTGCTCATATTAAACATTATCAAGAAACAATCCTTGAGAAGTGACACAAATATTTCACCTCACTTCTGTTCCTGGTGACCGCCACCGTCAGTATGTCAAGGTTTAGAAGATTTTACATTAGAATGGTCAATCAACAGACATAATTGAAGGGAAAGTTGGCTACTCGATTATGATTATAAAAATCCTATTTCCCAATACTTTTCAGGGACATTTTCTAAAAACATCCTAAAAATCCCCCCCAAAATGATATTCAATATGAGTTGTGAATGCCATAATGAAAAATAAGCCAACTTTGTCTTTAATattcataaaaatatatatacgaaATATTCCATTTTATTATAGTTGTTATGTCTTGTGTGgtaatcaaataaaatgaccACAATAAGTGTCTTTAAACTGTCAACGTTTGTCTTTGGCCTTTATTCTGCTCCAAGGACCTTTACCGTAAGACCACGATTAGACGACCACCAATTTTCAAAGGGCGGCTGGCATGACCAGGTTTTCACAAAAACGATGGACCGCATGAGTGTGGATGTAAATTAGATGTCACATTCGTTCAGTCTGTGAATGCATGAATGAATTGATGAGGTAATAAATTAAGTAATTAATTGTGTATGATAGTATGATAGATCAAATTAATGATAAAAAAGTCACGACTGCGTGTGAAACTGTTTCACGCaaaatttagaatttttttttttagatttcttATTACCATTGTGTGAATAatttttcaatatttataatGAAGAAAAACTTAAAATTAAGCAGCAAAATAACAGACTGTCATTGAGAAAATACCTGTTTCCCCAGACAGTCTGAAGTAATTTCACTTCACAATTACAGATTACCCACCTCAGATTGTCCCCCAGTAAATATTTGGGCAATCTGATctaagatttcaaaataaaatcccttggaaaaatcttatttttactgttttggCAAAAGAGAATGAGATTCTTACAGCAATTGACAAAGATGACTTCATTGAAAAGATGGCAATGGGCAGTGAGTGACTGTGCCACCTACTTGTTTGTTAGTCTGGTAACCGTTACATCAACAAATAGGATTAGCCTATAAAATTAGAGGTCTAGTGCTATGCGTGAAAAGGGTGGCTTGGAGAGGAGTCAAATTCCAGACATGAATTATTGTTCAAGTCAGTCCCTGACCACTAGACTTACTAAACAAAATGGCCATGAATCTCCAAAAAGTAGTGCTGACCAGCAAAACTGCAGTCCAAGACAACCCCTctcgaaaacaaaaacaaaaacctagGTCCGAACTGTAACTACTCCTTTCTATAAAGTCTTACTCAAGTCTAGTCTCAGGTATACAGCTGTAATGTGAATGGACAAATACTGTAATATTGACATTTtacaaagtaataataatactatttcTCTACCTTCAGGTTGAGTCTCGGGTCCTCAATCAGTGCTCTGAGGTCACTGATTTGGGGAATGCGCACTGTCTTGATGGCTATGTGGCGCTTCCCTCTGCAGGCATCAGCAGCCAGTGACACGTTAAGCGGGCCACATCTCTTCCCACACTCCCCCTCATCAGTCAGAACCAGGCTCTGCTCATCTGGGCCCAGGGGAACCTCACATACAGGAGGGGAGCACAGAGACCGGCCTAAAGAAACAACGCAAACAAT
Above is a genomic segment from Pleuronectes platessa chromosome 7, fPlePla1.1, whole genome shotgun sequence containing:
- the LOC128444875 gene encoding carbohydrate sulfotransferase 1, with protein sequence MQCSWKSMVLLALASIAIQYTAIRTFSTKPLSLLCSGALTSTGQAVNCSLKDLTVEGSDPVCDGILSNIPSSPNSSLPTYDVNKRTHILILATTRSGSSFVGQLFNQHPEVFYLFEPLFHVQSALLPRLVQSRNLAERRVMMGAATDLLRSLYHCHLISLENYIRPRPSNHSTDKLFRRGASRSLCSPPVCEVPLGPDEQSLVLTDEGECGKRCGPLNVSLAADACRGKRHIAIKTVRIPQISDLRALIEDPRLNLKVVQLVRDPRGILASRVETFRDTYRLWRLWRATGRRPHNLDLGQIKTVCEDFLRSLSMGLAKPAWLRGRYMLLRYEDIARFPVQKTRELYSFLGMVLDQSVEDWIINNTRGSSDLSSRHKFTTVRDSAANAENWRLKLSFDMVVYTQTVCQPVLDILGYKKVFHPKELRNFSHSLVEDRMFLPFF